taataatataaataaaataaaaaaaataaatattttgtgggTATGGCGCGAGGTGGGtgctaaggtacccgtacccgcaccaaTACCCGCTCATTTTTATGGGTAATTACCTATACTCGTACCCGTACCCAACATACGGGTTTTTACCCTATCCGTCGTGGGTTTTTTTGTGGGTGCCCATTGGGGATgtgtcaaattgtcatcccgaCTCCTgataatatgagtaaaaatataagtctcatataaattacaaaaaaaatctacataaattacaaaataaaaataggccccgtattaatatatgaatataaatataaccccatgtaagtaaataaaaaagtagaccctcatataaattatagaaaaataacgCATGTccttaatatatgagtaaaatatATACTCTTGAAGGTCTctaagcaaacaaaaaaaaagagttaaattaatctcataatatctatagtaaaataaatatgaaacaaaaataacctaaaaaaattatcttatattagttaatttccacatcaataccctcaaaataaaattgtactGGACAAAATATCGGGGCATCATCGCCTAAGACCTAACTCGCCTAAGTGGGTTGTTCGCCTAAAAATGATGAAAGGCCCGTCGGGATAGAGGGTCTGGTGAAGATATTTCCCTAAATGGAAGAAGGGGTAAGCATGAACTCCGTCAAACCTCAGGAGATTGAGGACCAAAATTATAGTCCATGTGAGATATATGTCCCTAAATAGGTGGAACGGTCATCTTCACATCGTGGTGAGGATATCTCGCCCCAAGTTGTTATTCCTAGGCCTATATAGGCCACTCTACATTTCTAAAGAATCGTCACTTTCTATATATACTCATCTATTCTCATCCTGAGACCTAGAATTATCTCTAGATAAGCTAAATATATACTCCCTAAAATAAATGcatgaacaaaaataaatatagaacctTGTATATTgtataaagttttaaaataataggtctatgtattaatatttgaataaaaatatagtacTCATATAAATACATGAGTAAAAATACCGGCCcgatataaattataaaataaaaatagaccgcgtattaatatattaatataaatatagtccatgtataaattaaaaaaatagatctcgtataaataaaaaataaaataaaaaacatatatagaccccataaaaaatacaaaaaataggtctatgtattaatatatatgagtaaaaatatgagcTCTCAGTCCACAAATCCTAACTCAACTTGCAGAAATGCCGAAAATGCTAGTGCCGAAatattaagtaatttttttattatttcaatttaattttgcataatcttttgaagaaagtcaataatattataaaatgagtAAGGATTCGTCGACAGCAGGTGCCAAAGTTTAGTTTGATACCAAATCTCAaccgtatattttttttataagcaccgtatattttatttaatctaagGCTCATaatagtttgacaccaaatctcaaccgtatattttatttaatctaagGCTCATAATAGTTTCTAAATTAACACAATTCTATTTAATTACGGTGTATCCTTTTCACTCGATCAATCCTattgatttcaatttcaataattcaaaaactGAATTCTCTGGTTTCCTTGTTCAATATATAACGTAGCAAAGTTTGAAAATATATCTTCTCCTCGCCGATTTCAATTACACAGTCACCATTGTTCATATACCTAAGTATTGataacttttgatttttttggtgcATTGAATCGACAGAATTACCagcaattcaaattaatttaaaggGGTTTTCATTACACCAAAATCAATGGAGATGATGCATTATCTTGTgactttcaaatttttattttgtttataaaagattattttaCGGTATTAAGTATAAGATTTTTTTGACTGAAAAAagtataagatttttttgtaccaaaaaaactataagaattttttatttagggaAATATATTTGTCCGGTCTATTAAATGTCGCGTAGATGATGGTGGTCAGTAATAATTAGCTTGTTATATGTGATAATATTTTGGTACCgaaaaataaacttatttttttagcaaaaaaaacttgatatatatgcaaatttttgtaaaaaaatataaatgcaaatttctatcatactccctccatcccataatataagcaaaaaaaaaatttcacacttattaagaaaagtggaatatgatgatttaaagtatgattttttgtgtttttcttgaaataagtttcatgggaagatgtaaaaagaatttttattggttatttattattgatgaaagaagagagagagtaaattaaatgcaatttgcatttaattttatgagaataaataaaagtaaatcttgaaaatgataaaagttagttttttttgcttataattttggacataaaaaagtaattttttttccttataatatgggacggagtgAGTAGTTGAATGTAAAGagaaaactttcaatcaaatattaaagaggaaacctttttttaaggcaccaaagaagaaaaaaaacgcCAGAAATTGATCGATGTatacataaataattttattaattaatatttgacaacaaatgtggtttagtttttttttatttttttttatagacaaaatcaaaataagatgCAGGAAGAGGTACTTCAACCCATTACAACAAATGATTAACAATGAAGACAACTAATATGATTATTACACTATCAAGCAAAAGAATAAACACTATTAGCATCCAAATTAAGAAGTTAATTTGAGGCCCCACAAAATGTTCTTAATATTCTTGCATTCTCCCATGAAAACAACGTTGTTTCTCGTGTTCCATATCTTTCTTTATGATCACATTcctgaaaaatagaagaagagagaatgatcaacaaaattatagaataaagaagaaaaagttgaagaaaattataaagacaacaaatatgattcataaaagagagaataaattaaaaattcaagtaaataaataacaatgaaaatGACTAAAAGAAATAActaaaagaaaagatttgaaaaattgtgagttgtagTATTTACACAAAGATCatattaaaatcattttaaaatggagagaaaaatcattgaaaaatgttctatatatagagagaaaaaaatggagatatgaataattttgtctttaatatgaaattaaaatcattaataacaaatatgaccaattagtcaaaaaaataaattacatgattcatcaacaatcaaaaacattcatatattatcacatctttttcaaaaaagaaaatttcatgattctttttttttttttggtcaagccatgattcattttaaaaaaatataaaatattattttcacgttttttcattttgtttaaatcatttcatccacaaaaataaataaataaataaaaattggttttaaaaattatttgaagttagtcaaaaaataaaatatttgaagttgaaataataataaatgaaatatttttattattatttttaaatcgaatattttaattaattagaattatttcattatgaattatttcctttttaagtaggcaatttaatataaggcatatttcattcctttttgaaataaggcatattataatattactgttttaaaaaaagaatataaggcatattccattttattataaaataataataattacaatataaaaaaaattactatttattttgtcaataattcactattattttattaataacaaaatattctcaatattcttgcattctcccatgaaaacaactttgtttctcgtgttccatatctttctttatgatcacattcctgaaaaatagaaaaagagagaatgatcaacaaaattatagaataaagaagaaaaaattgaagaaaattataaagacaacaaatatgattcataaaagagagaataaattaaaaattcaagtaaataaataaaaatgaaaataactaagagaaataactaaaagaaaagatttgaaaaatcTTGAGTTGTAGTATTCACAcaaagatcatatatatatatatagagagagaaaaatggagatatgaataattttgtctttaatatgaaattaaaatcattaataacaaatatgaccaattagtcaaaataataaattacatgattcatcaacaatcaaaaacattcatatattatcacatctttttcaaaaaagaaaattccgtgattcttttttttttttggtcaagccatgattcattttaaaaaaatataaaatattattttcacgttttttcattttgtttaaatcatttcatccacaaaaataaataaataaaaattggtttttaaaattatttgaagttagtcaaaaaataaaatatttgaagttgaaataataataaatgaaatatttttattattatttttaaatcgaatattttaattaattagaattatttcattatgaattatttcctttttaagtaggcaatttaatataaggcatatttcattcctttttgaaataaggcatattagaatattactgtttaaaaaaaaagaatataaggcatattccattttattataaaataataataattacaatataaaaaaaattactatttattttgtcaataattcactattattttattaataacaaaatgttctcaatattcttgcattctcccatgaaaacaactttgtttctcgTGTTCCATATATTTCTTTATGATCACATtcctgaaaaatagaaaaagagagaatgatcaacaaaattatagaataaagaagaaaaagttgaagaaaattataaagacaacaaatatgattcataaaagagagaataaattaaaaattcaagtaattcaagtaaataaataacaatgaaaataactaagagaaataactaaaagaaaagatttgaaaaattgtgagttgtagtattcacacaaagatcatatatatatatatatatagagaaaaatggagatatgaataattttgtctttaatatgaaattaaaatcattaataacaaatatgaccaattagtcaaaataataaattacatgattcatcaacaatcaaaaacattcatatattatcacatctttttcaaaaaagaaaattccatgattcttttttttttttggtcaagccatgattcattttaaaaaaatataaaatattattttcacgttttttcattttgtttaaatcatttcatccacaaaaataaataaataaataaaaattggttttaaaaattatttgaagttagtcaaaaaataaaatatttgaagttgaaataataataaatgaaatatttttattattatttttaaatcgaatattttaattaattagaattatttcattatgaattatttcctttttaagtaggcaatttaatataaggcatatttcattcctttttgaaataaggcatattagaatattactgtttttaaaaaaaaagaatataaggcatattccattttattataaatatatgtatatcaacattaaatgtgaggaatgaggttgaatgaggagaggagagagaaagggaaataagtctggcttattacatattatagattagaAATTCTTCTTCTCTGTGTTCTCTCTCAATATGCTGATGAAAACATATCCAATATGGTAATAGACTTAGtgtaaaagaaaacaattaatacAAGTCACATAGCCAAATTGCAAGATATGTATATGATCCAAAATTCAACGCtatctaaaatattttaaaacattgatcgTGAATCATTacacactatatatatatatatatatatatatatatatatatatatatatatatatatatatatatatatatatatatatatatatataaaataaaaacagaaataataCTTGCTATACACATGTTAGTTAGCAGTAATTGCTAAGTTTTTGACTtctaattaatactaatactaattaACTATAGCTAGCTTATCGCTAgcattattgatatattaatattaatatgatCATCATCTAAATTACTGTTGCATTAAGCACACGAAATACCAATAGTAGCGTTGGCCGTAAACCGCTCCGAAGTTGTCTTCCTAACAAAGTTACTGATATCCGGCGAAACTCCGGCGATCTCAAAATCAGGTAGTTCAGGAATTGTCGAAAGAAGAACAGGCTCAGACTCAAACTTATCATAAACCACACATAAACGTTCTTCTTCTTTCTGATACGATCGGAAGCTATTGCTACGGCTGTTGCATGAACTGCTAGAaatcttgttggatttattATTACCGGATTTGAAAACAAATCGAAGAAGTTTCTGGAACGTTCGCGAGAACTTGAAAGTCGATTTGTTGTTGATCGCGACGTCAGAGGAGTGTAATTGAGGTTGaggttgaagttgaagatgaatTTTACGTTCGGTTAAATGAGGCATGGAATGTGTTCTTGGTGAATTAGCAATAGCAGAATCAATTTGGCGTTTGAATGAGTTGAGTTCATATGAATCATATAGCGTGCTACCACAATCCCACTTTGCCTTTGACATGTTTGTTAAAATGCTTCTAAGAGATTATTttttagaagaagaagagagtTGAAGATGGAAATTATAATAACGCGGTAGTATAATATAATGTAATGTATAATGTGCACTTGTGACTTAGAAATATAAAAAGTGTAGTTTGGCTTATGAGAGTTTCACACACGTCCTCAAGGGATTGACTATTACTACATTTAAGCATTAAATCCGTGTGGgagcttttcatttttttaattgatgtgCCAGCGTTGCATTTAGGATGGATGATTCTACACTACCTGTAAACCCCATACTGGTTAAATACGTATATTCATTGCTCTACAGATAAGCTTCAATAATcaaattttggaaaataaattaatacttCTTATTTGATCACAATCGTCGTGGTCGGTGGTTCTTCTCTTCAGTACGGTTGTGGTGAAAGCGGGGTTGAGATTGTACCTGCATATActacgctcaagtcagtttatGCGTGAAGTATATGTTTTAAAGAGTAAGTAAAAAGTATTTAAGCCTTTTACATGAGAAGGCTATATAGTCCGAGCGAGAAGTCAATACTGTTAATGTGAGGACAATGCGACGTCCTCGCAATCAATGACTGTCGGAATAACTGCTGAAAAGCCATGATTGACAGTAAATGTCAATCATTCTGATGTCGACCATTACAGAAGACTGACTGTTAGACATGAAGTGTGACCTTGGGCCTCTAATGTAATGGGCCGAGTTCAACGTTTAAACGAGCGAGTTCCTTGTGTATTGGGCCTCAGTCCCAATCCAAAACAATATCTCATATGTTAAATAAACTGCAGTTTAATAGGAAAATTGCTACTTCTTTTATctgacaaaaaatttaaataaaagacTGTGCTTCAATCAAGATAAGTAATCGAATTGAAAAGaaatatttacaaaaaatatttacatttacattCTTATAACTAGCAATTGAATTGAAATTACAAGACAAATAGTTTTTAAAGGAAATGAGGATGTTgacaacaattaaaaatatagatAAGGTGCATGAGCAATGGGAAAAGGTGGGCCGTGTAATAAAAGTGGTCCATTGAGTCGTGCCTAAGTATCTATCACAAAGTATACAAAAAGGATTCGTGTTAaatttttgtgtgttatttgAATACTAAAACACTATCACATatgtttatatttatgtttttccttactttttatttttctacgatttgtatgtattttaaaaatataatataaaaatcaaaagacattgtatttgatataaattttttgatgTCCTAATATCATTTTTAAcgattttttttgacagaaatatCATTGTTAACGATAATAAGGCATAATGATGCAAAGATATATTTACTCTAAATTATACTGTACTTAAGATCATCCATTTACGAAATTCAGTATGAATCCCatgattaatttaattaaaacatgATTAATTTAACCCCCTGATTTTCAAATCAAATTAGGAATTATACGTCGATATGGACCATGTGATGGtttttctaataataaaatatacagCATTGATAGATTAAAATATTTGCATGtcattaccaaaaaaaataaattatttgcatGTCCATATTGTTGTTGTGCAA
This portion of the Trifolium pratense cultivar HEN17-A07 linkage group LG3, ARS_RC_1.1, whole genome shotgun sequence genome encodes:
- the LOC123916399 gene encoding uncharacterized protein LOC123916399, producing the protein MSKAKWDCGSTLYDSYELNSFKRQIDSAIANSPRTHSMPHLTERKIHLQLQPQPQLHSSDVAINNKSTFKFSRTFQKLLRFVFKSGNNKSNKISSSSCNSRSNSFRSYQKEEERLCVVYDKFESEPVLLSTIPELPDFEIAGVSPDISNFVRKTTSERFTANATIGISCA